A single window of Streptomyces cathayae DNA harbors:
- a CDS encoding RNA-guided endonuclease InsQ/TnpB family protein — protein sequence MVVQRLNRRWARVKVPGCGWVRFRLTRAGLPVAKTFRVTFRNGRWHIAFAVVPDPVDAPGTGEVIGIDRGIKITAALSDGRRLNCPQLTTRERARVRKHQRRAARAPRGSDRKREEYAKVARIKAREADRRKDWCEKTSTMLARTCRLVRFEKLNITTMTRSARGTVAQPGRRVRQKAGLNRSILAQGWGLLRRRTGEKAPGRVEDVPAPYTSLRCSACGWIEKDSRKSQAEFVCVSCGFGCNADENAAVNVAAGQGGIPRPRRTAGAGGVTAATGRSSAREPRPTRVGIPLL from the coding sequence GTGGTGGTGCAGAGACTCAACCGGCGGTGGGCGCGGGTGAAGGTGCCCGGCTGCGGCTGGGTGCGCTTCCGGCTCACCCGCGCCGGTCTGCCGGTGGCGAAGACCTTCCGGGTCACCTTCCGTAACGGCCGGTGGCACATCGCCTTCGCCGTCGTCCCCGACCCCGTCGATGCGCCCGGCACGGGGGAGGTCATCGGCATCGACCGGGGCATCAAGATCACCGCTGCCCTGTCCGACGGGCGGAGGCTGAACTGCCCGCAGCTCACCACCCGGGAGCGGGCCCGGGTCCGCAAGCACCAGCGCCGGGCGGCCCGCGCCCCCAGGGGCAGCGACCGCAAGCGGGAGGAGTACGCGAAGGTGGCCAGGATCAAGGCGCGGGAGGCGGACAGGCGCAAGGACTGGTGCGAGAAGACCTCGACCATGCTCGCCCGCACCTGCCGCCTGGTCCGGTTCGAGAAGCTGAACATCACCACCATGACCCGCTCGGCGAGGGGGACCGTCGCACAGCCCGGCAGGCGGGTGCGGCAGAAGGCCGGGCTGAACCGGAGCATCCTGGCCCAGGGCTGGGGCCTGCTGCGCCGCCGGACCGGGGAGAAGGCCCCGGGCCGGGTCGAGGACGTGCCCGCCCCCTACACCTCTCTGCGGTGCAGTGCCTGCGGCTGGATCGAGAAGGACTCGCGCAAGAGCCAAGCCGAGTTCGTCTGCGTGTCCTGCGGGTTCGGCTGTAACGCGGATGAGAACGCAGCAGTCAACGTCGCGGCAGGACAGGGCGGGATCCCCCGCCCCCGGCGCACAGCCGGTGCCGGAGGGGTGACAGCGGCCACCGGCCGCTCGAGCGCCCGTGAACCTCGACCCACCCGGGTCGGAATCCCCCTCCTTTGA
- a CDS encoding helix-turn-helix domain-containing protein: MSRFRMYPTAAQEQRMLLHCAHARYVWNLAVEQHAHRKPGRRSAPGFAEQCRQLTEARRESAWLRAGNADVQQQALQDFARAKAARFASGFGEPTWRRKHVHEGFRVIGTDRVPESHPDGTPKLNTKTGR, translated from the coding sequence ATGTCACGGTTCCGGATGTACCCCACGGCCGCGCAGGAGCAGCGGATGCTGCTGCACTGTGCGCACGCCCGGTACGTGTGGAATCTGGCCGTCGAGCAGCACGCGCACCGGAAACCGGGGCGCAGGTCCGCGCCCGGGTTCGCCGAGCAGTGCCGTCAGCTCACCGAGGCCCGGCGGGAGAGCGCCTGGCTGCGGGCCGGGAACGCGGACGTGCAGCAGCAGGCGCTGCAGGACTTCGCCAGGGCCAAAGCCGCCCGGTTCGCTTCCGGGTTCGGTGAGCCGACCTGGCGCAGGAAGCATGTGCATGAGGGCTTCCGGGTGATCGGCACCGACCGGGTTCCGGAGTCCCATCCGGACGGCACCCCGAAGCTGAACACCAAGACCGGCAGGTGA
- a CDS encoding leucine-rich repeat domain-containing protein, with protein MQPTLDLWRRQLGEVPESVWQRTELRVLILADNGLTALSPKIGRLDRLTTLDLGHNKLTSLPDALGDLARLSGFLYLHDNDVSRLPDTLGNLTRLRYLNVGENPLTALPETVGRMTELIELRAQHARLTGLPGSIGHLHRLRELWLRGNGLRTLPSTMADLQELRHLDLRENDLTELPEFLVGLPLLRQLDLRGNHIVRIPDWVVRMPALEKLDLRWNTCTLPRRVLTDLEERGCVVLL; from the coding sequence GTGCAGCCCACTCTCGATCTCTGGCGCCGACAGCTCGGGGAGGTGCCCGAGTCGGTATGGCAGCGCACCGAGCTTCGCGTGCTGATCCTGGCGGACAACGGCCTCACGGCCCTCTCACCGAAGATCGGGCGACTGGACCGTCTGACCACTTTGGACCTCGGCCACAACAAGCTCACGTCGCTTCCCGACGCTCTGGGCGACCTGGCCCGACTCAGCGGCTTCCTCTACCTGCACGACAACGACGTGTCCCGACTCCCGGACACACTGGGCAACCTGACACGGCTGCGCTACCTCAACGTCGGCGAGAACCCTCTCACCGCCTTGCCCGAAACCGTCGGCCGGATGACGGAACTGATCGAGCTGCGAGCCCAGCACGCCCGGCTGACCGGATTGCCCGGCAGCATCGGCCACCTCCACAGGTTGCGCGAGCTCTGGCTGCGGGGGAACGGACTCAGAACTCTGCCCTCCACGATGGCTGATCTGCAGGAACTACGGCACCTGGACCTGCGGGAGAACGACCTCACCGAACTGCCCGAGTTCCTGGTCGGCCTTCCCCTGCTGCGGCAACTCGACCTCCGCGGCAACCACATCGTCCGGATCCCGGACTGGGTGGTGCGGATGCCCGCCCTGGAGAAGCTGGACCTTCGGTGGAACACCTGCACGCTCCCCCGCCGCGTGCTGACGGACCTCGAGGAACGCGGGTGCGTCGTCCTGCTGTGA
- a CDS encoding homoserine dehydrogenase: MREVSRADVVLSGYGPVGRAYVEYLARQRDELAHRHGVRVNVAAVRASSGQCRLREGEPVPPRSAWGPPAPLEETLDRTAAGVFVQAIPSSPRLRLHAAEEAMIALRRGVHVVTATKSHLLSHWRDLDEAARAAAVMIRISGATGAALPAGDLSRTSLRGLGCTTIRACPNGTATFVLDRLAAGDSLDEAVREAQRRGIAEADPSSDLSGEDAATKVRLLAALAWGWDPASVRVRAEPVDEGTSRTAPAAASRARRLRAVASASVDTPHLVRVRLEETEPGDPLHALVGPEKAVVFGCPDAGDVIVSGGRSSPLGAALALVKDTIEVTAPRTGFL, translated from the coding sequence ATGCGTGAAGTGAGCCGGGCCGATGTGGTGCTCTCCGGATACGGTCCGGTCGGCCGGGCCTACGTCGAGTACCTGGCCCGGCAGCGGGACGAGCTTGCCCACCGGCACGGCGTACGGGTGAACGTCGCTGCCGTCCGGGCGAGTTCCGGGCAGTGCCGGCTCCGCGAGGGCGAACCCGTACCGCCCCGCTCGGCGTGGGGCCCGCCGGCCCCGCTGGAGGAGACACTCGACCGGACCGCTGCCGGCGTGTTCGTCCAGGCGATCCCGTCCTCCCCCCGACTCCGCCTGCACGCCGCGGAAGAGGCCATGATCGCCCTGCGCAGAGGGGTGCATGTGGTCACGGCCACCAAGAGCCACCTGCTCAGCCACTGGCGGGACCTCGACGAAGCGGCCCGCGCGGCGGCCGTCATGATCAGGATCTCCGGGGCGACGGGAGCCGCTCTGCCGGCGGGGGACCTGTCCAGGACCTCGTTGCGGGGCCTGGGCTGCACGACGATCCGGGCCTGCCCGAACGGCACCGCCACGTTCGTCCTCGACCGTCTCGCCGCGGGCGACTCGCTGGACGAGGCGGTTCGGGAGGCTCAGCGCCGCGGAATCGCGGAAGCGGACCCCTCGTCCGACCTGTCCGGTGAGGACGCCGCCACGAAGGTGCGGCTGCTGGCAGCGTTGGCCTGGGGGTGGGACCCGGCGTCCGTGCGGGTGCGGGCGGAGCCGGTGGACGAGGGCACCTCCCGGACAGCGCCGGCCGCGGCCTCCCGGGCACGCCGCCTGCGCGCCGTGGCAAGCGCCTCCGTGGACACGCCCCACCTGGTCCGCGTCCGCCTGGAGGAGACGGAGCCCGGTGACCCCCTGCACGCGCTCGTCGGACCGGAGAAGGCCGTGGTGTTCGGCTGCCCCGACGCCGGCGACGTGATCGTCAGCGGGGGACGCTCGAGCCCTCTGGGTGCCGCGCTCGCCCTGGTGAAGGACACCATCGAGGTCACGGCCCCCCGAACCGGGTTCCTCTGA